One genomic region from Prevotella sp. Rep29 encodes:
- a CDS encoding class I SAM-dependent DNA methyltransferase, translating to MANEAKTSQFFRKLLKERGYYDDKDIIVEEQQTDNKKLAKLLQNASKSGTGKGYPDFIITCGRYPDLVILVECKADTKYHASATLDSFREYAIDGALLYSSFVSKEYDVIAIGFSGEKASLARLSHYIQLNGEKNFHQFFKEGELLDIDSYHHGLMQSTYKFNQDFNKLIDYTKEMNEELQGKKIKERLRALLISGILIALKNERFKAEYKNYQTTAELVNNLYSAICAELNRSDVPNRNKKSLIKGFEFITTNQSINDPSAEGKTYLTDLISNCDSRINGFNVTHKYIDTISQFYVEFLRYANNDKGLGIVLTPPHITELFCELAQIDKDSVVIDNCAGTGGFLVSAMKRMLENANGDIAKEQHIKDWQLVGIEYDEEIYTLLISNMIVHRDGRTNIFWEDCFETEKDALKEKFHPTVGLLNPPYKNKGKGTEELEFVLNNLSMLEKGGTCIAIMPMSCVIDTKGDSYLLKKKILENNTLEGVLSMPEELFYNSKVNTVTCAVIIKAGYKHPEGYKTWFGYCRDDGFEKRKNRGRIDVNHTWPDIKKKWVNAFLNRDEIEGLSVKRYVTAEMEWCAEAYMTTNYGQLTEDDFMQTVRNYYLFGLKCAQSQDNEVEEEELQ from the coding sequence ATGGCAAATGAGGCTAAGACATCGCAGTTCTTTAGAAAGCTGTTGAAGGAAAGAGGTTACTACGATGACAAGGATATCATCGTGGAAGAGCAGCAGACAGACAATAAGAAGCTGGCAAAACTTTTGCAGAACGCTTCAAAGTCTGGAACTGGTAAGGGCTACCCTGACTTCATCATTACTTGTGGTCGATATCCAGACCTTGTAATACTGGTAGAATGCAAGGCTGACACGAAGTATCATGCGTCTGCTACGCTTGACTCATTTCGCGAATATGCCATTGACGGCGCATTGCTCTATTCGTCGTTTGTCTCAAAGGAATATGATGTTATTGCAATAGGTTTTAGCGGTGAGAAAGCATCGTTGGCAAGACTAAGTCATTACATCCAATTAAATGGTGAGAAGAACTTCCATCAATTTTTCAAAGAGGGAGAGTTACTCGACATAGACAGTTATCACCACGGACTGATGCAGAGCACCTATAAGTTCAATCAGGATTTTAACAAGTTGATTGACTATACAAAGGAGATGAACGAGGAGCTTCAAGGCAAGAAAATCAAGGAACGCTTGCGTGCTCTGCTCATCAGCGGTATCTTGATTGCACTCAAAAATGAACGTTTCAAGGCTGAATATAAGAATTATCAGACGACAGCAGAACTTGTTAATAACTTGTATTCTGCTATTTGTGCAGAATTAAACAGAAGCGATGTGCCAAACAGAAACAAAAAGTCGTTGATAAAAGGCTTCGAGTTTATCACCACAAATCAAAGCATTAACGACCCATCGGCAGAAGGAAAAACATATCTGACTGACCTGATCTCAAATTGTGACAGCAGAATCAATGGTTTTAATGTCACCCATAAGTATATCGATACAATCAGCCAATTCTATGTAGAATTTCTGCGCTATGCCAACAATGACAAGGGGCTGGGTATTGTGCTGACCCCTCCTCATATTACGGAATTGTTTTGTGAACTTGCACAAATCGACAAAGATAGTGTAGTAATCGACAACTGTGCGGGAACAGGCGGATTTCTTGTAAGTGCCATGAAGAGAATGTTGGAAAATGCAAATGGTGACATCGCCAAGGAGCAGCACATTAAAGACTGGCAACTTGTGGGTATTGAGTACGACGAGGAAATCTATACACTGCTGATTTCAAACATGATTGTACATCGTGATGGAAGGACGAACATCTTTTGGGAAGACTGTTTCGAAACAGAAAAGGATGCTCTGAAAGAAAAATTCCATCCTACGGTGGGATTGCTGAATCCCCCTTACAAGAATAAAGGAAAGGGTACGGAGGAGCTTGAATTCGTGCTGAACAACCTGTCCATGCTGGAAAAGGGTGGTACCTGCATTGCCATTATGCCTATGAGTTGCGTGATTGATACGAAAGGTGATTCCTATCTGCTGAAAAAGAAAATCTTGGAGAATAATACACTTGAAGGTGTATTGTCTATGCCAGAGGAACTTTTTTATAACTCAAAAGTGAACACTGTTACATGTGCTGTAATTATTAAGGCAGGCTATAAACATCCAGAAGGCTATAAGACATGGTTTGGCTATTGCCGTGATGACGGATTTGAGAAACGAAAAAACAGAGGTAGAATAGACGTAAATCACACATGGCCCGATATCAAGAAAAAATGGGTGAATGCCTTTTTAAACAGAGACGAAATTGAAGGGCTCAGTGTCAAAAGGTATGTAACAGCAGAAATGGAATGGTGCGCAGAGGCCTATATGACGACCAACTATGGGCAGCTGACGGAAGATGATTTTATGCAAACCGTAAGGAACTACTATCTGTTCGGCTTGAAATGTGCTCAATCGCAGGATAATGAAGTTGAAGAGGAGGAACTGCAATGA
- the cls gene encoding cardiolipin synthase, with product MIYFHWLILLLYSLIVLGAMVAVLLDNRQPSKTMAWLLVLVFIPVIGIVLYFFFGQNTRKEKIISRQSLDQLTKRSILNFVEQRDLKLPETYRTLIRLFSNEGQSLPFKNNKVDIFTNGHDYFLALLAAIGRAQHHIHLDVYIFDDDSLGNLIADALIDKSKQGVEVRVIYDDVGCWKVPSSFFERMRDAGIDVHAFMPVKFPAFTSKMNYRNHRKLCIIDGHEGFIGGMNIAQRYVSGRNGEPWRDTHLRIQGAAVYGIQSAFLIDWYFVDRTLISDRIYYPEIERKHENDCLAQVVTSNPTSRWPEIEQGYVRIILEARRYVYMETPYFLPTEPVLSAMRTAALGGVDVRLMLPERTDTKLAEWAGRSYVLEALEAGVKVYYYKAGFNHSKLLVCDDLLCSCGSTNIDFRSFTNNFEANVFFYNEGMAIRMKQVFLRDQENCNVVEDLSVLTNRPFVNRLWESFVRLFSPLL from the coding sequence ATGATATATTTCCACTGGCTCATATTGCTCCTCTATTCGCTGATAGTGCTCGGTGCGATGGTTGCCGTCTTGCTCGACAACCGCCAGCCATCGAAGACGATGGCGTGGTTGCTGGTGCTGGTGTTTATCCCCGTTATCGGAATCGTGCTGTATTTCTTCTTCGGGCAGAACACCCGAAAGGAGAAAATCATTAGCAGGCAAAGCCTTGACCAACTGACAAAGCGTTCGATTCTGAATTTCGTTGAGCAACGCGACCTGAAACTCCCCGAAACCTATCGGACGCTCATCAGGCTGTTTTCCAACGAAGGACAGTCCCTTCCTTTTAAAAATAACAAGGTGGATATATTCACCAACGGCCATGACTACTTCCTCGCATTGTTGGCGGCAATCGGGCGGGCGCAACATCACATCCATCTGGACGTATATATCTTTGACGATGACTCGTTGGGCAATTTGATAGCGGATGCACTGATAGACAAGTCGAAGCAAGGCGTTGAAGTAAGGGTCATATACGACGATGTCGGATGTTGGAAGGTGCCTTCGTCCTTCTTTGAGCGGATGCGTGATGCGGGAATCGACGTACATGCGTTCATGCCCGTGAAATTTCCGGCATTTACGAGCAAGATGAACTATCGCAACCATCGTAAACTATGTATCATTGACGGACACGAAGGGTTTATCGGAGGAATGAATATCGCACAACGCTATGTGAGCGGTCGCAACGGAGAGCCGTGGCGCGACACCCATCTCCGCATTCAGGGCGCAGCGGTATATGGTATTCAGAGTGCATTCCTGATAGATTGGTATTTTGTTGACCGCACGCTGATTTCCGACCGGATATATTATCCGGAAATCGAACGGAAACACGAAAATGACTGTTTGGCGCAGGTGGTCACCAGCAATCCCACGAGCCGATGGCCGGAGATAGAACAGGGCTATGTGAGAATCATCCTCGAAGCCCGTCGGTATGTGTATATGGAGACCCCGTATTTCCTGCCTACCGAACCTGTCCTTTCCGCCATGCGAACGGCAGCTCTGGGAGGTGTCGATGTGCGGTTGATGCTTCCTGAACGGACAGACACGAAGTTGGCTGAATGGGCAGGTCGGTCGTATGTGCTGGAAGCCCTTGAAGCTGGAGTCAAAGTGTATTATTACAAGGCAGGATTCAACCATTCCAAGCTCTTGGTTTGCGATGACCTCCTCTGTTCGTGCGGTTCCACTAATATCGATTTCCGCAGTTTCACCAATAATTTTGAGGCGAATGTCTTTTTCTATAACGAGGGAATGGCGATTCGCATGAAGCAGGTGTTCTTGCGTGATCAGGAAAATTGCAATGTCGTTGAAGACCTCTCGGTGTTGACCAACCGTCCGTTCGTCAATCGTCTGTGGGAATCTTTCGTCCGTCTTTTCTCTCCATTGCTGTAA
- the dnaG gene encoding DNA primase — translation MAIDRATVDRIMDAANIVDVVSEFVSLRKRGTSYKGLCPFHDDTTPSFSVSPSRGVYKCFACGKAGNAVNFIMEHEQMTYVEALRWLANKYHIEIEEREMTDEERRQQNERESMFIVNEWAAKYFQRILHEHEDGRAIGLQYFRSRGFRDDIIERFRLGFCLNQRDAMAKQALGEGFKEEFLLKTGLCGKRDNGQYFDRFGGRVIFPWISVSGKVTAFGGRLLDSRTKGVAQKYVNSPDSDIYHKDHELYGIYQAKKAIVKEDRVYMVEGYTDVIAMHQCGIENVVANSGTALSVFQIKMLRRFTQNITLLYDGDEAGIHAAMRGTDMLLAEGMNIKVLLLPDNEDPDSFARSHTASDFRAYIEAHQTDFMEFKTTVLLKGVDDPIKRSEAISNIVKTISVIKDPIIRATYIKECSLRIGIAEQTLITQMNKFIRSQREEDQKTAEREARNQPPPEPLRPAEPTERMTKVEQLLIEMVMRHGEEVILNTEGQDVNVAQFIYYSLSEDGMSFQNGLYNKVLEEVINHCDEPGFKAETYFTHHSDIEINTLAAKLCTDRFMLSPSMQVRQEEDSLKQQVVHLLYDFQLGHVEIELQQLKRELKQCDGDVEKMMALMKSIKDYQELRNKIGQKLGRKIVGIR, via the coding sequence ATGGCTATAGACAGGGCTACGGTAGATAGGATTATGGACGCCGCGAACATCGTGGATGTGGTGTCGGAGTTTGTGTCGCTGCGCAAGCGGGGCACGAGCTATAAGGGCTTGTGTCCGTTCCATGACGACACGACGCCCTCGTTCTCCGTGTCTCCCTCGCGCGGTGTCTATAAGTGTTTCGCCTGCGGGAAGGCTGGCAATGCGGTCAACTTCATCATGGAACATGAGCAGATGACCTATGTCGAGGCACTGCGGTGGCTGGCTAATAAGTATCACATAGAGATAGAAGAGCGCGAGATGACCGACGAGGAGCGTCGGCAGCAGAATGAGCGCGAGTCGATGTTCATCGTGAATGAATGGGCGGCAAAATACTTCCAACGGATTCTGCACGAGCATGAAGACGGCCGTGCCATCGGTCTGCAGTATTTCCGTTCGCGCGGTTTCCGTGACGATATCATCGAGCGTTTCCGTCTGGGATTTTGTCTGAACCAGCGCGATGCGATGGCAAAGCAGGCGCTCGGTGAAGGTTTCAAGGAAGAGTTTCTGCTGAAGACGGGCTTGTGCGGCAAGCGCGACAATGGTCAGTATTTCGACCGTTTTGGCGGTCGCGTCATCTTCCCGTGGATCAGTGTGAGCGGCAAGGTGACGGCATTCGGCGGTCGTCTGCTCGATTCGCGCACGAAGGGTGTGGCGCAGAAATATGTCAATTCGCCCGATTCCGATATCTACCACAAAGACCACGAACTGTATGGCATCTACCAGGCGAAGAAAGCCATCGTCAAGGAAGACCGCGTCTATATGGTGGAGGGCTATACCGACGTGATAGCCATGCACCAATGCGGTATCGAGAACGTCGTCGCCAACTCGGGAACGGCGCTGAGTGTCTTCCAAATCAAGATGTTGAGGCGCTTCACACAGAACATCACGCTGCTCTACGACGGCGATGAGGCGGGCATCCACGCTGCCATGCGCGGAACAGACATGCTGCTGGCAGAAGGTATGAACATCAAGGTGCTGCTCCTGCCCGACAATGAAGACCCCGACAGCTTCGCACGCAGCCACACGGCAAGCGACTTCCGGGCGTATATCGAGGCACATCAGACGGACTTCATGGAGTTCAAAACCACAGTGTTGCTCAAAGGAGTGGACGACCCCATCAAGCGTTCCGAGGCCATCAGCAACATCGTGAAAACCATCTCCGTCATCAAAGACCCCATCATCCGTGCCACCTATATCAAAGAATGTTCGCTGCGCATCGGTATAGCCGAGCAGACGCTCATCACGCAGATGAACAAGTTCATTCGCAGTCAGCGCGAGGAAGACCAGAAGACGGCGGAACGCGAGGCGCGCAACCAGCCGCCGCCCGAACCTTTGCGTCCCGCAGAGCCCACGGAGCGGATGACGAAGGTGGAGCAACTGCTGATTGAGATGGTGATGAGACACGGAGAGGAAGTCATCCTGAACACGGAAGGGCAGGACGTGAATGTGGCGCAATTCATCTATTACAGCCTTTCGGAAGACGGCATGTCGTTTCAGAACGGGCTGTATAATAAGGTGTTGGAAGAGGTTATCAACCACTGCGATGAGCCCGGTTTCAAGGCAGAAACATACTTCACACACCACTCCGACATCGAGATCAACACGCTTGCTGCCAAGTTGTGTACCGACCGCTTCATGCTCTCGCCCAGTATGCAGGTGCGCCAGGAGGAAGACTCGTTGAAGCAGCAGGTCGTACACCTGCTCTATGATTTCCAGCTGGGACACGTGGAGATAGAGTTGCAACAGCTCAAGCGGGAACTCAAGCAATGCGATGGTGACGTGGAGAAAATGATGGCACTCATGAAAAGTATAAAAGACTATCAGGAACTGCGCAACAAGATAGGGCAGAAACTTGGAAGGAAAATAGTAGGAATCAGATAA
- a CDS encoding alkaline phosphatase family protein: MKKLFILLALTALFGNVKAQTDNDRRVIFIMLDGLRWQELFNGADTAIINVKRYAPNTKGITDLYWRPTQDERRMALMPFTWGYIKQHGLIIGNRWKNSLMQVSNKYKFSYPGYSETLCGWADDERINSNDNVPNPNINVLEVANKSKKYNNSVMAYACWGTVRYILNDERCGFPVQAGKYMPTTTENPSVIETFLDDMKREMVEFWGDVTLDYITYRYASEAMKNHKPKVLYVSFGETDEFAHNGRYDHYLMAATHNDSFIQRLWQQAQDDPFYRDKTTFIVTCDHGRGIGKQWTDHGTNTDLSEETWLMAFGKDIPALGETENNGPFYNKQIAPTIAALLGIDFKPEGKDIGKKFFFVK; the protein is encoded by the coding sequence ATGAAAAAACTCTTTATCTTATTGGCACTCACAGCCCTTTTCGGCAACGTGAAGGCACAGACGGACAACGACCGCCGAGTCATCTTCATCATGCTCGACGGGCTGCGCTGGCAGGAATTGTTCAACGGGGCAGACACTGCAATCATCAACGTGAAGCGATATGCTCCGAACACGAAGGGAATCACCGACCTCTACTGGCGACCGACTCAGGACGAGCGCCGAATGGCACTCATGCCTTTTACGTGGGGCTACATCAAGCAACATGGTCTCATCATCGGCAACCGATGGAAAAACAGCCTCATGCAGGTCAGCAACAAATATAAATTCTCCTATCCGGGATACTCGGAAACGCTCTGCGGATGGGCTGACGACGAGCGCATCAACAGCAACGACAATGTTCCCAACCCGAACATCAACGTGCTCGAGGTTGCCAACAAATCGAAAAAATACAATAACAGCGTGATGGCATACGCCTGCTGGGGAACCGTGCGCTATATCCTGAACGACGAACGATGCGGATTTCCCGTGCAGGCAGGAAAATACATGCCCACCACCACGGAGAACCCATCGGTCATCGAGACTTTCCTGGACGACATGAAACGCGAGATGGTCGAGTTCTGGGGAGACGTCACGCTCGACTACATCACCTACCGATATGCCTCCGAAGCAATGAAAAACCACAAGCCGAAAGTGCTGTACGTGTCATTCGGAGAGACCGACGAATTTGCTCACAACGGGCGCTACGACCACTATCTGATGGCTGCCACACACAACGATTCGTTCATCCAGAGACTTTGGCAGCAGGCGCAGGACGATCCGTTCTATCGGGACAAGACCACCTTCATCGTGACCTGCGACCACGGCAGAGGCATCGGCAAGCAATGGACCGACCACGGAACCAACACCGACCTCTCGGAAGAAACATGGCTTATGGCTTTCGGAAAGGATATTCCCGCACTGGGTGAGACGGAGAACAACGGACCGTTCTACAACAAACAGATTGCACCGACCATTGCCGCACTGCTCGGCATCGACTTCAAGCCCGAAGGCAAGGACATCGGAAAGAAATTCTTCTTTGTCAAATGA
- a CDS encoding electron transfer flavoprotein subunit beta/FixA family protein: MSLKIVVLAKQVPDTRNVGKDAMTAEGTVNRAALPAIFNPEDLNALEQALRLKEQHPGSTVGILTMGPPRAGEIIRQGLYRGADTGWLLTDRLFAGADTLATSYALATAIKKIGDVDIVIGGRQAIDGDTAQVGPQVAQKLGLNQVTYAEEILKIENNVATIRRVIDGGVETVEAPLPVVVTVNGSAAPCRPCNAKLVMKYKRATCPMERTEDNNEYNYLYDERPYLTLNQWSVADVDGDADQCGLSGSPTKVKAVKNIVFQAKESKTLTASDADVEGMIKELLEEKIIG, translated from the coding sequence ATGAGTTTGAAAATTGTTGTACTTGCCAAGCAAGTACCCGACACAAGAAACGTGGGCAAAGATGCCATGACCGCCGAAGGAACGGTCAACCGCGCCGCTCTGCCTGCCATCTTCAACCCCGAAGATTTGAATGCCTTGGAACAGGCGCTCCGGCTGAAGGAGCAGCATCCGGGCTCTACAGTAGGTATTCTGACAATGGGACCGCCGCGCGCCGGTGAAATCATCCGACAAGGATTGTATCGCGGCGCTGATACGGGCTGGTTGCTGACCGACCGTCTTTTCGCCGGTGCCGACACATTGGCAACGAGTTATGCATTGGCAACAGCCATCAAGAAAATCGGCGACGTGGACATCGTCATCGGTGGACGACAGGCTATTGACGGCGACACCGCACAGGTGGGTCCACAGGTAGCCCAGAAACTGGGACTCAACCAGGTGACATACGCAGAAGAGATTCTGAAGATAGAAAACAACGTGGCTACTATCCGTCGCGTCATCGACGGTGGTGTGGAGACTGTTGAAGCACCGCTGCCCGTCGTCGTGACGGTCAACGGAAGCGCAGCCCCCTGCCGTCCGTGCAACGCCAAACTGGTGATGAAGTACAAGCGTGCTACCTGTCCGATGGAACGTACCGAAGACAACAACGAGTACAACTACCTCTACGACGAGCGTCCTTATCTGACACTCAACCAGTGGAGCGTGGCTGACGTAGATGGCGATGCCGACCAGTGTGGTCTTTCCGGCTCTCCGACGAAGGTGAAAGCCGTGAAAAACATCGTGTTCCAGGCAAAAGAGTCGAAAACTTTGACGGCTTCTGATGCTGACGTAGAGGGAATGATCAAAGAATTGTTGGAAGAAAAAATCATCGGATAA